From a region of the Acidaminococcales bacterium genome:
- a CDS encoding transposase, whose translation DELDQQSAIVMDNAAFHRKSKLVPLAEKHGHRPIFLPAHSPELDPIENFLAWLKAKLRRTLANVSCFDDALCYCFKSI comes from the coding sequence GGACGAACTTGACCAACAGTCGGCAATCGTCATGGACAATGCAGCTTTTCATCGCAAATCGAAGCTTGTTCCGCTTGCGGAGAAACATGGGCACAGGCCAATCTTTTTGCCGGCGCATTCACCCGAATTGGATCCAATTGAAAACTTTTTGGCATGGCTAAAAGCTAAACTGCGCAGAACGCTCGCTAATGTTTCTTGTTTTGATGACGCTCTTTGCTACTGTTTTAAAAGTATTTGA